The following coding sequences lie in one Rhodohalobacter barkolensis genomic window:
- a CDS encoding aldehyde dehydrogenase family protein has protein sequence MTQSTKEKSKNGEVKPTSPNSDLKLDFDSFWEYSEAPESSDHIQLKEKYDLFINGEFVAGNKGRMMNTINPATEKTIAEFTEATSEDIDLAVKSARRAYEKTWSKLTGKERGKYIYRLARMIQEHAKDLAIIESMDGGKPIRESRDVDVPLAAAYFFYYAGWADKLDYAFPGRKAEPVGVCGQIIPWNFPLLMLSWKIAPALAAGNTVVLKPAETTPLTALKFAEICQDAGLPDGVVNIVTGAGPTGAAIVDHPDVDKIAFTGSTEVGKIIQKSLAGSKKKFTLELGGKGPNIIFEDAPIDQAVEGIINSIFFNQGHVCCAGSRLLVQEGIADKLIKKLKERMETLIVGDPLDKNTDIGAINSKKQYEKINEYLKIGVDEGATIHQNSKELPENGYFCKPTIFTDAGQSNRIVQEEIFGPVLTIQTFRTPDEAIDKANNTPFGLASGIWTDKGSKIFKVSQKIRSGVVWANTYNKFDPTSPFGGYKESGMGREGGLHGLYPYVNLK, from the coding sequence ATGACTCAATCAACAAAAGAGAAGTCGAAAAACGGAGAAGTTAAACCTACCTCCCCTAACTCTGATTTGAAATTGGATTTTGATTCGTTTTGGGAATACAGCGAAGCACCGGAAAGCAGCGATCATATTCAATTAAAGGAGAAATATGATCTGTTTATAAACGGAGAATTTGTTGCCGGGAATAAGGGTCGAATGATGAACACCATCAACCCGGCGACTGAAAAAACTATAGCTGAGTTTACTGAAGCAACTTCTGAAGATATTGACTTGGCTGTTAAATCGGCCCGAAGAGCTTATGAGAAAACCTGGAGTAAGCTAACCGGAAAAGAGCGAGGAAAATATATCTATCGATTGGCCAGAATGATTCAGGAACATGCAAAAGACCTGGCAATTATCGAGTCTATGGATGGCGGAAAACCGATTCGTGAATCACGAGATGTAGATGTTCCCTTGGCGGCAGCTTACTTTTTCTACTATGCCGGCTGGGCCGATAAATTGGATTACGCTTTTCCAGGCCGTAAAGCTGAGCCTGTTGGCGTATGCGGTCAAATTATCCCATGGAATTTTCCACTATTGATGTTATCCTGGAAAATAGCCCCTGCACTGGCAGCCGGAAATACCGTAGTACTTAAGCCTGCCGAAACCACACCTCTCACAGCACTTAAATTTGCTGAAATTTGTCAGGATGCCGGTTTACCGGATGGTGTAGTTAATATTGTAACAGGTGCCGGCCCTACAGGAGCTGCAATTGTAGACCATCCCGATGTCGATAAAATTGCGTTTACCGGATCTACAGAGGTAGGTAAGATTATTCAAAAATCCCTGGCCGGTTCAAAGAAGAAATTTACATTAGAACTGGGCGGTAAGGGACCAAATATCATATTTGAGGATGCTCCCATTGATCAGGCAGTTGAAGGAATTATCAACTCCATATTTTTTAATCAAGGACACGTTTGTTGTGCGGGATCACGCCTTTTGGTTCAGGAAGGGATTGCAGATAAACTTATCAAAAAGTTAAAAGAACGTATGGAAACGTTGATCGTTGGCGATCCATTAGACAAAAACACTGATATTGGTGCGATCAACTCCAAAAAGCAGTACGAAAAAATTAATGAGTATCTTAAAATTGGAGTAGATGAAGGTGCAACCATCCACCAAAACAGTAAAGAGCTCCCAGAAAATGGATACTTTTGTAAACCTACCATTTTTACAGATGCTGGCCAGAGTAACCGAATAGTTCAGGAAGAGATTTTTGGCCCGGTGTTAACCATTCAAACATTCAGAACACCGGATGAAGCCATCGATAAGGCAAACAATACACCATTTGGACTTGCCAGCGGTATATGGACGGATAAGGGTTCCAAGATTTTTAAAGTAAGCCAAAAAATTCGTTCAGGAGTAGTATGGGCTAACACGTACAATAAGTTTGACCCCACATCTCCTTTTGGTGGATATAAAGAGAGTGGGATGGGACGCGAAGGCGGTTTGCACGGCCTCTACCCTTACGTAAATCTGAAATAA
- a CDS encoding SPOR domain-containing protein encodes MKKLILSLLSIFLFLSCSTTESVRESDDRSPEERSPYIEISDEALEEFAYEELDEFERTLYLNRTRLTDRFATIQHDMPELFTREGTFEKREVDQFAGYRVQILSTRDVVHADTTRDNFVAWADTTMQGYKPNAYVHFRQPFYRVRAGDFQNREKAIEFSRLIKQEYPEAWIVHDRIVPENAPADTSIFRFLEIIEEDEVDESDE; translated from the coding sequence ATGAAAAAACTGATCTTAAGTTTACTCTCTATTTTTCTTTTTTTGAGCTGCTCTACAACTGAATCAGTTCGGGAGTCTGATGACCGCTCTCCTGAAGAGCGATCACCTTATATAGAAATCAGTGATGAAGCGCTGGAAGAATTTGCCTATGAGGAACTGGATGAATTTGAGCGTACACTTTATCTGAACAGGACCCGCTTAACCGATCGCTTTGCAACGATTCAGCACGATATGCCTGAACTGTTCACAAGAGAAGGTACTTTTGAAAAACGGGAAGTTGATCAATTTGCCGGGTATCGGGTTCAAATTTTATCAACCCGGGATGTTGTACATGCAGACACTACCCGAGATAATTTTGTTGCCTGGGCTGATACAACCATGCAGGGATATAAACCCAATGCATACGTTCATTTCCGACAGCCATTTTACAGAGTTCGGGCCGGAGATTTTCAGAATAGGGAGAAAGCGATCGAGTTTTCCCGGTTAATCAAACAGGAATATCCAGAGGCCTGGATTGTTCATGATCGCATTGTTCCGGAAAATGCCCCTGCCGACACTTCAATATTTCGCTTTTTGGAAATTATTGAAGAAGATGAAGTTGATGAAAGTGATGAGTAG
- a CDS encoding aldehyde dehydrogenase family protein, with the protein MSDRIEVMKTYKTYVGGKFPRSESGKTYPIKDSSGSVIANACRCTRKDVRDAMLPARSAFGDWSGRSGYNRGQILYRIAEMLEGRKEQFVSELELTGKKTKEAQKEVELSIDRLVYYAGWTDKYPQVFGTINPVASQHFNFTAPEPAGVVAIISTDNSPLLSIVSQVAPVIAGGNTCVVLASETNPLVVVSFGEVLNSSDVPGGVVNILTGFREEILDHLTKHMDVNAVFNSVDDQKTRKLIDLNASISVKRVHHYPVSDWYDDKHENPYLILEFQESKTTWHPAGV; encoded by the coding sequence ATGTCAGATAGAATTGAAGTGATGAAAACTTACAAAACCTACGTGGGCGGAAAATTTCCGAGAAGTGAATCCGGGAAAACGTATCCCATTAAGGACTCGTCAGGTAGTGTAATTGCCAATGCCTGCCGTTGTACACGAAAAGATGTAAGAGATGCAATGCTACCGGCTCGATCTGCATTTGGAGATTGGAGTGGCCGATCAGGGTACAATCGGGGACAAATTCTCTATCGAATTGCAGAAATGCTCGAGGGAAGAAAAGAACAGTTTGTGTCTGAGTTGGAGTTGACCGGAAAAAAAACCAAGGAAGCTCAAAAAGAAGTGGAATTATCTATAGACCGATTGGTTTATTATGCGGGCTGGACGGATAAATATCCACAAGTCTTCGGGACTATCAACCCTGTGGCCAGCCAGCATTTTAATTTCACTGCGCCTGAACCTGCCGGAGTGGTTGCAATCATTAGTACAGACAACTCACCGCTCCTATCCATTGTATCACAGGTAGCCCCGGTTATAGCAGGCGGAAATACGTGTGTGGTTTTGGCATCGGAGACAAATCCCCTAGTAGTTGTCAGTTTTGGGGAAGTATTAAACTCATCTGATGTGCCCGGTGGAGTTGTTAACATACTTACCGGATTCAGAGAGGAAATCCTTGATCATCTTACAAAACATATGGACGTGAACGCCGTTTTCAATTCTGTTGACGACCAGAAAACACGGAAACTTATTGATCTTAATGCATCTATAAGTGTAAAACGTGTTCATCACTATCCAGTGAGTGATTGGTATGATGACAAACACGAAAATCCATACCTGATACTTGAATTTCAGGAAAGTAAAACAACATGGCATCCGGCCGGCGTTTAG